The DNA region AGGTTGCAACACAAATCTTGCGACTCATGTCGTCTTACGTCCTCTCCAAAGGCGTGGATTCCCTGCATCCCACAGGTATTTCTTTTCGCAAGCAATATCATGTTCCGTGCCGCGTGTACATCACGGTCTTCCATATACCCGCATTCACACTCATATACTCGGTCCGCTAACGTTATATCTTTCTTCAGCCTTCCGCAATTAGGGCAATATTTCGTTGTTGGTTCTCTTGATAACAGGACTGTTACTCGCTCATGTCTCACTAGTTTTCCTTTCACTAGTCCTAACACTGAATGCTGTACCGTTCGCCCAAACAAGCCCTTATGCCATCCGGAAAGATTTTCATCTTGCATGTATATTCGCTCATGTTCCAATAACTCATGCACAATTTTATTCGCTGTGTCCTTTTTACGGCTTGATAATTTCTGATATGCCATGCGAAGCAATTTCACTGCTTTGTACCGACTGTTTGAACCTTTTTTCCGCCGAGCTATTAACCGCTGGCATTTCTTTATTCGTTCACTTTCTCCAATCAGCACTTTATATTTTTTACCCTCAGATGTCGTTATTGTCGTCTTAATGCCCATATCTATTCCGATTTCGGGTTTATATTTCCTTGTCTCACCTCCCTTATTCTGGTATGTTGTTATTGCTAGATAGTATCCATCAGGCAGATTTAACAGTTTAGCGTTTGCAAACTCTATATCAGGTATATTCCAGAATTGATTTGCCCCTTTAATTCGTATACGTTCCTTGAAA from Synergistaceae bacterium includes:
- a CDS encoding transposase encodes the protein FKERIRIKGANQFWNIPDIEFANAKLLNLPDGYYLAITTYQNKGGETRKYKPEIGIDMGIKTTITTSEGKKYKVLIGESERIKKCQRLIARRKKGSNSRYKAVKLLRMAYQKLSSRKKDTANKIVHELLEHERIYMQDENLSGWHKGLFGRTVQHSVLGLVKGKLVRHERVTVLLSREPTTKYCPNCGRLKKDITLADRVYECECGYMEDRDVHAARNMILLAKRNTCGMQGIHAFGEDVRRHESQDLCCNLVELGSPRFSRSARHKRW